The proteins below come from a single Drosophila kikkawai strain 14028-0561.14 chromosome 3R, DkikHiC1v2, whole genome shotgun sequence genomic window:
- the LOC108084225 gene encoding MKI67 FHA domain-interacting nucleolar phosphoprotein — MPPVKKPKPQKVDKQASPIKTIQKPKEVVSGQLKKKVDKAKPQKEKGPERGVIIVKHLPHGFFEQQLRQYFRQFGRVLRVRLARSLRTGNSKGYAFVEFEYPEVAKVAADTMDNYLMFQKVVKASYIPPEKQAFNYFRTSLKKVTNKAGKEIYVSEVTKATQRSVKKQNNWDESACQKRTVNNLNKIKKLQEKYQDLGIDFSNLLVQPIKKSKDAPKAETAKASTSKAAKSDKKQKSPKLEDLLGTTIDEDSDDEDYEDASDDESEVEEDEDDEQASDDSDEEEEELPVPAKKAQKKTKGVVESLADKLKRKPGTGGIQKKKPTPVVAKAGKISTKNVATHKLQLAAAKKLAKPLPIGKAKKSKK; from the exons ATGCCGCCTGTAAAGAAGCCCAAGCCCCAGAAGGTTGATAAGCAGGCCTCGCCCATTAAAACAATACAGAAACCCAAGGAAGTCGTTTCCGGGCAG CTGAAGAAAAAGGTGGACAAGGCCAAGCCGCAAAAGGAGAAGGGTCCGGAGCGCGGCGTGATCATTGTGAAGCACCTACCGCACGGATTCTTCGAGCAGCAACTGCGCCAGTACTTCCGCCAGTTCGGCCGTGTGCTCCGTGTACGGTTGGCCCGCTCCCTACGTACCGGCAACAGCAAGGGCTATGCCTTTGTCGAGTTTGAGTATCCGGAGGTGGCCAAGGTGGCGGCCGACACCATGGACAACTACCTTATGTTCCAGAAGGTGGTCAAGGCCTCCTACATTCCCCCGGAGAAGCAGGCCTTCAATTACTTTAGGACCTCCTTGAAGAAAGTGACGAATAAG GCTGGTAAGGAGATCTACGTCTCGGAGGTGACCAAAGCCACCCAGCGCAGCGTCAAAAAGCAGAACAACTGGGATGAATCTGCCTGCCAGAAGCGCACAGTGAATAACCTCAACAAAATCAAGAAGCTGCAGGAGAAGTACCAGGACTTGGGCATAGATTTTTCCAACTTGCTCGTGCAGCCAATCAAGAAGTCAAAGGATGCTCCAAAGGCAGAGACAGCTAAGGCCTCAACCAGCAAGGCAGCCAAGTCCGACAAGAAGCAGAAGTCGCCCAAGCTAGAGGACTTGCTGGGCACCACCATCGACGAGGATTCCGACGATGAGGATTATGAGGATGCCAGCGACGATGAGTCTGAGgtggaggaggacgaggacgatgaACAGGCCAGCGATGACAGCgacgaggaagaggaggaacTTCCGGTGCCGGCAAAAAAGGCGCAAAAGAAGACCAAAGGCGTCGTCGAAAGCTTGGCGGATAAGCTGAAGCGCAAGCCCGGTACTGGCGGAATCCAGAAAAAGAAACCCACACCAGTTGTCGCCAAGGCAGGGAAGATTTCAACAAAGAATGTCGCCACCCACAAGCTGCAGCTGGCCGCAGCCAAGAAGCTGGCCAAACCTCTTCCCATAGGCAAGGCCAAGAAGTCAAAGAAGTAG
- the LOC108084228 gene encoding uncharacterized protein, with the protein MDISVSSLNTSTLEEDEVRLGYTHDDIKSFLYKSSIGWWFPFVDETKATKRLLDQFMICLTTCAPKNLKELLDLFTLSIMMMTYQKDDSQLMKERLNFVETVSQLPFTLDTEGVQYIAIGLHKSLVDEALGKERLERVLDIHDAIPALVKSSKLGNDIAVALLLTIMGHYAKVPVELGSNNAQKAFALAKLVNWQELADSDRHADMFMLIRTFSLIINCRSSREECSEWKDLSAEIHKYFLQVRKAFDNSMVYGAFEMMVERFIAYCVVRGATATPHFCDFKICDDTNTNTTNAEA; encoded by the exons atggaTATATCCGTTTCCTCGCTAAACACCTCCACTCTGGAGGAGGACGAGGTGCGCCTGGGGTATACTCATGATGACATCAAATCGTTTCTCTACAAATCGTCCATAGGCTGGTGGTTTCCATTTGTCGATGAGACCAAAGCCACCAAGCGG CTGCTGGATCAGTTCATGATCTGCTTAACAACCTGCGCTCCGAAGAATCTGAAGGAGCTGCTTGATCTGTTCACGTTGTCCATTATGATGATGACATACCAAAAGGACGATTCCCAACTGATGAAGGAGCGTTTGAACTTTGTCGAAACAGTCAGCCAACTTCCATTCACTCTAGACACAGAAGGGGTTCAATACATTGCCATTGGCTTGCACAAGAGCTTGGTGGATGAAGCGCTGGGAAAGGAGCGCTTGGAACGAGTGCTGGACATTCACGACGCCATTCCCGCTTTGGTGAAGTCCTCGAAGCTGGGCAACGATATCGCGGTGGCCCTTCTGCTCACCATTATGGGGCATTACGCGAAAGTACCAGTCGAATTGGGGAGCAACAAT GCGCAGAAGGCCTTCGCATTGGCCAAACTGGTTAATTGGCAGGAGCTGGCGGACAGTGACCGACATGCGGACATGTTTATGCTAATCCGCACTTTCAGCTTAATTATCAACTGTCGCAGCTCGCGTGAAGAGTGTTCCGAGTGGAAGGATCTCAGTGCGGAGATACACAAGTACTTTCTGCAAGTGCGCAAGGCATTTGATAATTCGATGGTCTACGGGGCCTTTGAAATGATG GTAGAGCGCTTCATTGCATATTGCGTTGTTCGAGGGGCCACAGCAAC CCCCCACTTCTGCGACTTTAAGATATGTGAcgatacaaatacaaatacaaccAACGCAGAGGCTTAG
- the Dph5 gene encoding diphthine methyl ester synthase has protein sequence MFYLIGLGLGDLKDITVKGLEIVKQCSRVYLEMYTSILGCSLEDMQEFYGRPLLLADRDLVEQGADEILAGAGESDVALLVVGDPFGATTHTDFILRAKEKNIPYKVVHNASIMNAVGCCGLQLYKFGETVSIPYWDETWKPDSFYDKIKLNRLHNMHTLCLLDIKVKEPTPESLMRKRKEYMPPRFMSVAEAAHQLLAIVEKKDALERNTVLNEQSLCVGLARVGQESQQIAVTTLLEMRSTDMGGPLHSLIIPAKEMHPLEVEFLQQYASLKLDDYNH, from the exons ATGTTCTACCTAATCGGCCTCGGCCTTGGCGACCTCAAGGACATCACGGTCAAGGGTCTGGAGATAGTGAAACAGTGCAGTCGTGTGTACCTGGAGATGTACACTTCGATTCTGGGCTGCAGCCTTGAGGATATG CAAGAGTTCTACGggcggccgctgctgctggcggaCCGCGACCTGGTGGAGCAGGGCGCTGACGAGATCCTGGCAGGCGCTGGAGAGTCCGACGTGGCTCTGCTGGTGGTGGGGGATCCGTTCGGGGCCACCACCCACACAGACTTCATATTGCGCGCCAAGGAGAAGAACATCCCCTACAAGGTCGTGCACAACGCCTCCATCATGAACGCAGTGGGCTGCTGCGGCCTCCAGCTATACAAATTCGGCGAGACGGTGTCCATTCCGTACTGGGACGAGACCTGGAAGCCCGACAGCTTCTACGACAAGATCAAGCTGAACCGCCTGCACAACATGCACACGCTGTGCCTGCTGGACATCAAGGTGAAGGAGCCCACGCCAGAGTCCCTGATGCGCAAGCGCAAGGAGTATATGCCGCCGCGCTTCATGAGCGTGGCAGAGGCAGCCCACCAGCTGCTTGCCATCGTGGAGAAGAAGGACGCCCTGGAGCGGAACACGGTTCTCAACGAGCAGTCACTGTGCGTGGGTCTGGCCCGCGTCGGCCAAGAGTCGCAGCAGATTGCTGTGACCACGCTGCTCGAGATGCGATCCACCGACATGGGCGGACCGTTGCACTCGCTCATCATTCCCGCCAAGGAGATGCACCCGCTGGAGGTGGAATTCCTGCAGCAGTACGCCAGCCTGAAGCTGGACGACTACAACCATTAA
- the CSN6 gene encoding COP9 signalosome complex subunit 6, with translation MEQMEVDVDLSAKPSTSSASGGATNSQDPTPNQNPATEQPPKGNIMAAPGTSGSVTISLHPLVIMNISEHWTRFRAQHGEPRQVYGAIIGKQKGRNIEIMNSFELKTDVIGDETVINKDYYNKKEQQYKQVFSDLDFIGWYTTGENPTADDIKIQKQIAAINECPILLQLNPLSRSVDHLPLKLFESLIDLVDGEATMLFVPLTYTLATEEAERIGVDHVARMTSNESGEKSVVAEHLVAQDSAIKMLNTRIKIVLQYIRDVEAGKLRANQEILREAYALCHRLPVMQVPAFQEEFYTQCNDVGLISYLGTLTKGCNDMHHFVNKFNMLYDRQGSSRRMRGLYY, from the exons ATGGAGCAAATGGAAGTGGATGTGGACCTGTCGGCCAAGCCGAGCACCTCGTCAGCCTCCGGCGGCGCCACCAACTCACAGGATCCGACCCCAAACCAAAATCCAGCGACGGAGCAGCCGCCCAAGGGAAATATCATGGCTGCGCCGGGCACCAGCGGTTCGGTGACCATTTCGCTGCATCCGCTGGTCATAATGAATATATCGGAGCACTGGACGCGCTTCCGGGCACAGCACGGCGAGCCGCGTCAGGTGTACGGAGCCATAATTGGCAAGCAGAAGGGGCGCAACATTGAGATTATGAACTCATTCGAGCTCAAGACGGACGTAATCGGGGATGAAACGGTGATCAACAAGGACTATTACAACaagaaggagcagcagtacAAGCAG GTTTTCAGCGATCTCGACTTTATAGGCTGGTACACAACCGGCGAGAACCCCACGGCGGATGACATAAAGATCCAGAAACAGATCGCCGCCATCAACGAGTGTCCCATCTTGCTGCAGCTCAATCCGCTTTCCCGGAGCGTTGACCACCTCCCATTGAAGCTGTTCGAATCGCTCATTGACCTGGTGGACGGCGAGGCCACCATGCTGTTTGTGCCCCTCACATACACACTGGCCACAGAGGAGGCAGAGCGCATCGGAGTGGACCATGTGGCACGCATGACCTCCAACGAGTCTGGCGAGAAGAGTGTGGTGGCCGAGCATCTGGTGGCCCAGGACAGCGCCATCAAGATGCTGAACACGCGCATCAAGATCGTGCTGCAGTACATTCGGGACGTCGAGGCCGGCAAGCTGCGGGCGAACCAAGAGATTCTACGCGAGGCCTACGCCCTGTGCCACCGGCTGCCCGTAATGCAGGTACCCGCCTTCCAGGAGGAGTTCTATACGCAGTGCAACGACGTCGGACTGATCAGCTATCTGGGCACCCTCACCAAGGGCTGCAACGACATGCACCACTTTGTGAACAAGTTCAACATGCTATACGACCGCCAGGGATCCTCACGCCGCATGCGAGGCCTCTACTACTGA